Genomic DNA from Thermotoga petrophila RKU-1:
GAACTGATGTACATGAGACCAAGGGGAGGATAGACGGCACCTAGTCTGTAGTAGTACCCACCGCTGTAGGGATTTATGAGGAGCACTCTCATGAGAATCACCTCTGTGGGTATTCTAACACAGAAAGAAGGGGCCGAAGCCCCTTCTTTTTACCTCATCGGAATTGGAGTCCATTTTCCGAAACTACCTTGCGGGTTTATATGTCCTGTGACGGAACCATACATGGTGATAAACCAGAGAAGAAGTGTCAGGGCAAGGAGCACTACACCGAGGAACCTTATGATCTTGTTTTCTCTGAGTTTCCACACCACAGGACTCAGAACACCCACAAGACCCGCTGCGATGAATCCAAGACCAGAAGTGAACGGATGTCTTGTCATACCGTAACCTATGATGGAACCTCCAACTATGATCGCGTATATTCCCGCAAACAGCGCAAAGATCGTCGTTGGCATGAGATCCCATCCCTTCGCGACAGCTATTGCCGCGGCGAGAAAGACGAAACCGTAAAGAAGGAAAGGTTCTCCGAACGCTATGTTGTGGCTGCCGGGAAGCGGCCAGGTCAGAACCATGTGGAGTCCTGTTGCGATCGCCAGAAGTCCAACCGCCGCAAAAGCTGGAGCAAAAGACTTCGCCTTCTCAGAATCGTTTAGACCCTTGAGAACGAAAGCGATGAGAACGCCCAACCCTGCAACAACATCTGCCATGAACACAGTCAGGTAATCAACAAACATATGTACACCTCCTCATGAAAAGATTTTGATTTTAAAAATTCCTTCCACAAAATCTCTCAACCATGAATTCTCTATCATCACATTCTTCACAAGAACCTTCAAAGTCTCTTCACATTCTTTCAGAATCCCTTTTTCTCTCATAAACGACATCAATCCATTCCAATCCCGGTTTTCAAACATCTGTCTGGCTTCTGGAAACTTCTCCATCGCCGTCACCAATGGAAAAGAAGCAACGCCGTTTTTGAGATCGAGAAATCCGTCTTTTCCAATCTTTTCCATTCCAGCAAAATCCATGATGTCATCAAACATCTGATAAATGGTTCCAATGGTGACCCCCAGATTGTAAAGATCTTCTCCGAGTTCCCCTTCGAATAATGCGGGAAGCTGCAGCGCCAGGCCGAAAAGCGCACCGCTCTTTCCCTCAACTATGAGAAGATATTCTTCTTTTGTAATCGGTTTGTATCGACTCAGCTGTTCGATCAGCTCCGCTTCCGACATTCTCCTGATCACATTCAAAAAAGTCCTTCTCAGTCTGTCATTTCCTATCTCTTCAACCGTATAGAACGCACTGACAAGTACAAGATCCCCCGCTGCTACCGCCGCTTTGTCACCGTACATGAAATTTATCGTCTCTTTTCCTCTTCTAAAACGAGCCCCATCGATCACATCGTCGTGGAGAAGTGAGGCAAGGTGAACGAGTTCGAGCGCCGCAAGAGAAGATATCGCATCTTCACTGATCTCTACTCCTCTATTTTTGAAAGAAAGTATCGAAAGTCTCACCCTCAACATCTTTCCGTAGAGCGGAAGATCCTTCATTATCTGTTCGGGGAAGAATCGGGAAAGAATCTGTTCGATGCGTTCTTTGACTTTTTCCAGTTCACAGGAGTTTTGGTTCAGCCTGTTTTTCATCATCTGCTTTGAACACCTCCGGATAGTTGTCGACAAAGCCGTTCTGCTGCATCTCAATTTCAAGGGACTTCTTCAGCTCCATCAGATCCTTCCTCAGCCTGTCTATCTTGGATAAGACCTCTTCTATGAACTTTACGCTGTTTGTCACAACGTTTATGTTCTGATGGCCACAGTGCGGACACGTTGTAACTATGATGGAGTGCAATTTTTGCCGGGGTTCTATCTGATAACTGTTTCCACAGGTGGTACACAGAACCGTTCCTTCAGTTTCCACACAGGGAAGCTTCTTTCTGTCGATCTTCACATACATAAAATCACCTCACCCGAATTTGTAGAGCACACCGTAATTTCCCCTTGGATACTTCCATTCTATGTTTCCAAAGGGGCAGACAATCCTACAGGTACCACACTCGAGGCACCCTTCGAATTTCACTTCCATTCCACTCTCCGTCCATTCGTACACATCCGCAGGACAACAGCTTACACATGGTCGATCGGGACATTTTTCCGCACAGATGCTTTCATCCTTTATCTTCAGATGTGGATTTTCTTCGTCCGTTCTGTATCTGTTCAAATAGAGTTTATCTTCGATCCTCACAGTACATCACCTCACAGCTCTCCAGAATCTGAGCAGATCAAGGGAGATTCCAATCAAACTTCTCCTGGAAAGTACCATGTCCGCGATCTGTTTTTGAACGTCCCACTTTGGAGTCCCGTCAACCTGCAGAAATCTCTTCAAAGCATCGTTTGCAAGATCCGGATAGATTTCCACGAACTGGTGGTTCTTTTCCATAGTGGGCATGAGATCTTTGTACTTTTCCAGGTCTTTCAATATGAAGGATTCTTTCAATCTGAGGTAGTAATTTTTCAGAATTTTTTCAGAAAAATCTCCCTTTTCAAAAGCTTCGAGAAGTGTTTCAGCAGCGAGTCTTCCCGATGTGATCGCGTGATTCGATCCTTCTCTATGTATAGAGTTCACAAGCATTGCCGCATCTCCACAGACCAGAACCCTGTCTCCATAGACCTTCGGCATCGCGTAGTATCCACCTTCAGGTATCAAATGTGCCAGATACTCCATCGTGTTGTTTCTGTATTCTCCCAGCATATCGGAAATGACAGGGTGATTTTTCAAATTCTCAAGAAGTTGATACGGCTTGATCTTCTTTTTTCTGAGATCTTCAAGGAGAACCCCACAACCCAGAGATACGGAAGATCTGTTGGCGTAAAGAAATCCCATTCCGAACATACCTTCAGACCAGCTTCCAAGAAGTTCTATCGTTGCTCCATCGTTTCCCTCCACACCGAAGACCCTGTTCACCACATCTTCAGGAACACTGATCACCTCTTTCACAGCAACGGCCACCATGTGTGGTTTCAGATCTTCCTTCCTGAGCCCAGCTTTCATCGTGAGGATGGGATTCACACCCTCCGCGATCACAACCGCCTTGCTGTGTATTTCTCCCTTTGGTCTCGAGGTCACCACGCCTGCTATTTCTCCTTTTTCGTTCCTCAGGAAGTCTTCCACCTTGGTTTTTGGTATGATCAGGGCACCTGCTTTTTCCACCTCCTGGGCAAACCATCTGTCAAAGTTTGCCCTCAAAACAGTGAATGCATTCGGATTTTCTTTCCATTCCACGTTTCTGTGACCGATCTTGATGACACCTTCATTTCCGAGGAGCCAAAGGTTCTGCTCTATAACGTTTCTTTCAAGAGCTTTCGAATTTGCCGCTTTTTCCAGAAAATCTGGCATGATCTCTTTCAGAGGATGTACGTAGAGAACCCCTCCCATCACGTTTTTGGAACCCGGATATTCTCCTTTCTCCACGACCGCAACTTTGAGACCATTCTTGGCAAGAACGTATGCGCAGGACAGACCAGAAGGGCCAGCACCAACGACGACAACGTCGAATTCTATCTTCATTTTTTCACCCCGCTTTTGTTCAGAAGCTCTCTGAGTTTTGCAGTGAGAGCGGGAACTACTTTGTGCAGGTCACCAACGATCCCTATATCGGCTATATCGAATATTGGTGCTTTCTCATCTATGTTTATGGCCACTATTATTTCTGACTCTTTTATTCCAACCACGTGCTGGATCGCACCGGAAATGCCACACGCGAAGTATAGAACGGGCCTCACAGTTTTTCCGGTCTGGCCAACCTGATGCTCTGGAGAAATCCATCCAGCTTTCACAGCCGCCCTTGAAGCTCCCACTTCTCCTCCAAGGAGATCCGCGAGTTCCTTCAATTTCTTGAAACCTTCCGGTCCCCCAACTCCTTTTCCACCTGCTACCACAACCGGAGCGTACTCGAGGTTCACCTGGGTCTGAAGTGGTATGGTTTCCAGAATCTCGATCAGTTTGTCAAAAGTTCCTAAATCGTACTCCTCTTCTATGATCTCTCCCGTTCTCTCTGGATCCGGCGGAAGCTCTTTCATAACACCCGGTCTCACCGTTGCCATCTGCGGTCTGTGATCCGGACACATGATGGTTGCCATGAGGTTTCCACCAAATGTGGGCCT
This window encodes:
- a CDS encoding electron transfer flavoprotein subunit alpha/FixB family protein; the encoded protein is MSEKKIIFVLIEHHGGKAHPVSWELIGKARDLASKLENSEVWGVLLGEGLESVAKEAIQRGADKVLYVKNREFNTYVNYLYKKALVDMVRKYRPEIFLIGATLEGRELAGMVATELETGLTADCTGLDIIPDKKLLAMTRPTFGGNLMATIMCPDHRPQMATVRPGVMKELPPDPERTGEIIEEEYDLGTFDKLIEILETIPLQTQVNLEYAPVVVAGGKGVGGPEGFKKLKELADLLGGEVGASRAAVKAGWISPEHQVGQTGKTVRPVLYFACGISGAIQHVVGIKESEIIVAINIDEKAPIFDIADIGIVGDLHKVVPALTAKLRELLNKSGVKK
- a CDS encoding polyprenyl synthetase family protein, which produces MMKNRLNQNSCELEKVKERIEQILSRFFPEQIMKDLPLYGKMLRVRLSILSFKNRGVEISEDAISSLAALELVHLASLLHDDVIDGARFRRGKETINFMYGDKAAVAAGDLVLVSAFYTVEEIGNDRLRRTFLNVIRRMSEAELIEQLSRYKPITKEEYLLIVEGKSGALFGLALQLPALFEGELGEDLYNLGVTIGTIYQMFDDIMDFAGMEKIGKDGFLDLKNGVASFPLVTAMEKFPEARQMFENRDWNGLMSFMREKGILKECEETLKVLVKNVMIENSWLRDFVEGIFKIKIFS
- a CDS encoding DUF981 family protein; its protein translation is MFVDYLTVFMADVVAGLGVLIAFVLKGLNDSEKAKSFAPAFAAVGLLAIATGLHMVLTWPLPGSHNIAFGEPFLLYGFVFLAAAIAVAKGWDLMPTTIFALFAGIYAIIVGGSIIGYGMTRHPFTSGLGFIAAGLVGVLSPVVWKLRENKIIRFLGVVLLALTLLLWFITMYGSVTGHINPQGSFGKWTPIPMR
- a CDS encoding ferredoxin family protein, which produces MRIEDKLYLNRYRTDEENPHLKIKDESICAEKCPDRPCVSCCPADVYEWTESGMEVKFEGCLECGTCRIVCPFGNIEWKYPRGNYGVLYKFG
- a CDS encoding NAD(P)/FAD-dependent oxidoreductase gives rise to the protein MKIEFDVVVVGAGPSGLSCAYVLAKNGLKVAVVEKGEYPGSKNVMGGVLYVHPLKEIMPDFLEKAANSKALERNVIEQNLWLLGNEGVIKIGHRNVEWKENPNAFTVLRANFDRWFAQEVEKAGALIIPKTKVEDFLRNEKGEIAGVVTSRPKGEIHSKAVVIAEGVNPILTMKAGLRKEDLKPHMVAVAVKEVISVPEDVVNRVFGVEGNDGATIELLGSWSEGMFGMGFLYANRSSVSLGCGVLLEDLRKKKIKPYQLLENLKNHPVISDMLGEYRNNTMEYLAHLIPEGGYYAMPKVYGDRVLVCGDAAMLVNSIHREGSNHAITSGRLAAETLLEAFEKGDFSEKILKNYYLRLKESFILKDLEKYKDLMPTMEKNHQFVEIYPDLANDALKRFLQVDGTPKWDVQKQIADMVLSRRSLIGISLDLLRFWRAVR